The Dehalobacter sp. DCM sequence TCCTGATGGAATTGGCCAAACGCAGAGATCCCGAAGCACTCAAATCCAAAAAATGGGAAAGCATTGATGCCTACCTTGATGACCAGCTGAAATTATTCGGCATTAAATTTGACGAACTGAGAAAACAAGTCAGTGTGCAGCAGGATGTAGGTTATCTGAAACATGAAAGAGGAGTCCTCAGAACAGACGGACAGCCTGGCTTTAATACAACAACAGGTAAAGTGGAGCTTTACAGTATTATGTTCGAGATGCTTGGCGAGGATCCACTCCCATTCTATGAAGCGCCGCGCTTCGGTCCGGATGCACGCCCGGATCTGGTTGAAGAATACCCGCTCACGCTGATCACCGGCGTTAGAACCTATACGTCTTTCCACTCCGAGCATCGGAATATTCCTTCTTTGCGTGAGATCACACCTGATCCGATCGTAGAGATTCATCCGGAAACGGCGGCAAAACTGGGCATCATCGATGGTGACTGGGTTTGGATTGAAAACATGTGGGGCAGAGCCAAAGAAAAAGCAAAACTAACGATTAGTGTTTCGCCGGATATTGTATCCGCTGCCCATGGTTGGTGGTTCCCGGAAAAAGAAGCTGCAGAACCGAGCCTGTTTGGCGTATGGGAATCCAATGTCAACAGCCTTGTTCCGCATAAAGTGATTGGGAAGCTTGGCTTCGGTGCTCCCTATAAGAGCCTTCCCTGCAAAGTCTACAAAGTGACAGACTAGATCTGAGAATAGGAGGGATATGGATATGTCCGGTTATGGTTTAATGATCGATTATGAATGGTGCTCAGGCTGCCAGAGCTGCGAAGTAGCCTGTAAAAATGAAAAAGGACTTCCCCTCGGTAAATGGGGAATAAAAGTACTAGAATTAGGCCCATGGGAAATTGAACCCAAAAAGTATGAATGGAATTACATTCCAGTGCCCACCAGCTACTGTGATCTGTGTGCCGACCGCGTGGCCAAAGGCGAACAGCCATCATGCGCCCTGCACTGTCTGGCCAGCGTCATCGAATATGGCCCGGTAGAGGAATTAGCCAGAAAAATGGCTGTAAAAGGCAAAAAAGTCAATATGTTTGTTCCCTGAGCCGGGAAAAAGGGGGGACAAAGGGGACGTAGACCTTTGTCCCCCTTTTTGTCTAACGAAAACCACCTGCTATGCAGGTGGTTCCAAAAAGATTTAGCTATGCGTAGAAAGACTACCTCCAATTTTGATATGATAGTGCAGGTTTGGCAGCCGCACAAAAATAGGAGGTAGTAATCCAAATGGATACGGAAAGTTTATCACACACGCAGTGGAATTGTAAATATCATATCGTGTTCGCACCAAAGTACAGACGACAGTTGATTTAAGGGAAAATCAAAAGGGAGACAGAAGGGACGTAGAACTTTGTCCCCTTGGCAGGGGACAAAGTTCTACGTCCCTTCTGTCTCCGTCCCTTCTGTCTCCCTTTCCCATGCACTCTCTGTCTCCCCGCCTGCATCGCAAGTAAAAAACCCGGAGGCCAAGAGGATATGTATCACTTGCTTGGGCTTCCGGGCTTTTTACAGACGATCAATAATTTTAAATTAATTCAGTGGAAAACTTATTTATTTTCCTCGTTTTTTTGTTCCGCAGCCGGAGCATCTTCGAGAGGGGCTTTGCATTTGACGCAAGTTTTTGCCATTCCAGGATTCAGAGCTCCGCAAGCAGGACAATTCTTAGCTTTAGCAGCAGCTGTGGGGCGAAAACACATATGAGTCACCTCCTAACTTTCTGATCAAAAAATCAATGATTGGAATTAAATCTAAAAATCCTGTATAAAGGTATTTCAGATCAGTACCCCTATTTATAATGCAAATTCCGTGCCAATAGGGTGGTTAGAAGAAAACCCTTGTTTTTCCTGCATTTTGGCGTTTGTTGTTTTTTGCGTCATTAGCACATTAGCAAAAATGATTACCGTTTTGAATATTATTTGTACTATTTTAAAACAAATGCTTGCGATTTCGCCAAACCGGGCAACGGATATAATACCGTTTCGTCTGTTATTTGCTTGTTTCCTTTGTATAGTTGAGCAAGCCACCGGCTAATATTATTTTTGCCTGCCTTTCGGTTAAATGATGAGCAACCGGGATAGCGATATTCTCACCGCGTAAGACAATCTCAAATTCGTTGTCCAAGGATACGGCTTGAGTTAAATTCGAGAAGATCAGAGTGCTGTCAGCATTGATCAGATCATAATCCTTTTCATTAACGAAGGTCAGAGGGAGAATACCAAAGTTGATCAGATTCGCTTTGTGGATACGTGCAAAGCTTTTAGCCAGTACGACACGGACGCCTAGATACATCGGCACCAGAGCAGCGTGTTCACGGCTTGACCCCTGTCCGTAATTTTGTCCGGCGACAATAATGCTTTGACCAAGCTGTTTGGCACGTGTTGAAAATTGAGCATCAATTTTGCTGTAAACATGTTCCGAAAGAGCAGGAATATTGGACCGAAGCGGTAAGATTTTTGCCCCCGCCGGCATAATATCGTCAGTTGTAATGTTATCATTCAGCTTAATAACAACAGGAAGTTCCAGATTAGCTGAGAGTTTGGGCGCAATGGGCAGTGCTTTGATGTTGGGCCCGCGGACAATGTCGGTATCGGGTGATCCCAGTGATACGATCAAAGAATCGTCGACCCGAAAATTCTCGGGCATGGCGATGTCCGCAGCAGCACCCAATGTACGGGGATCAGTGAAATAACCGGTTAAAGCGCTGGCCGCAGCGACTTCCGGGCTGACCAAATAGACGCCCGCGTCAGCGGTACCGCTGCGTCCTTCAAAATTCCGGTTAAAGGTTCTTAACGAAACAGCTCCGGAAGAAGGGGATTGCCCCATGCCGATACAAGGGCCGCAAGCAGACTCCAGAATCCGGGCGCCGGAATCAAGCAGATCGGTAAGAGCACCGTTATTGGCGAGCATCGTCAGAACCTGACGCGAACCGGGAGCAATAACCAGGCTGACACTCGGATCAACGACTTTTCCTTTTAAGATTGCGGCAGCTGTCATTAAGTCACGGTAGGATGAATTGGTGCAGCTGCCAATAGCAACCTGCTGTACCTTGATATGCGTCAGTGTGCTGACAGCGACGACCTTATCAGGCATGTGGGGCTGAGCGGCTAGAGGCTCCAGCGTCGCTAAATCGATGGTGATTTCTTCATAATATTCTGCATCGGCATCTGCTGTAAGCGGGATCCAGTCATTTTCGCGTCCCTGAGCTTTAAGGAAGATACGGGTCAGTTCATCGCTGGGGAATAGGGATGTGGTAGCCCCCAGTTCCGCGCCCATGTTGGTGATTGTCGCTCTTTCAGGAACACTCAACGTAGCAACTCCCGAACCGGCATATTCAAAAATTTTGCCGACGCCGCCTTTCACAGACAAACGACGCAGGACTTCCAAAATCACGTCTTTGGCAGATACCCAAGGTGATAATTTCCCGGTGAGGTTGACTTTAACGACTTTGGGATCAGGCAAATAGAATTCTCCGCCGCCCATAGCCACAGCAACATCCAGGCCGCCTGCTCCGATGGCAATCATGCCGATGCCGCCCCCGGTTGGTGTATGGCTGTCAGAACCCAAGAGGGTCTTTCCCGGTTTCCCGAAACGTTCTAAATGGACCTGATGGCAGATTCCATTTCCCGGACGGGAAAAATAGACACCAAAACGCGAAGCTGTGCTTTGCAGAAAGGCATGGTCATCCGCATTTTCAAAGCCGGTTTGCAGGGTATTGTGATCAACATAGCTAACAGATAATTCCGTTTTGACGCTGGGGATCCCCATGGCTTCAAACTGAAGATACGCCATTGTTCCGGTAGCATCCTGGGTCAGAGTTTGGTCTATTCTGATGCCGATTTCTCCTCCGGCACCGAGTTCACCGGAAACGAGATGGGCTGTTAGTATTTTTTGCGTTAAGTTTTGTTTCATAGCGATTCCTCCTCCTATTCAACTACTAAATATATCAGAATTAATGCGTTTCTTCCAGTCATATTGCCTATGTATACAAAATTTTAGGATTTGAACGCGTAATTTTAGGCTTTTTCGCTCTTTTTAAATCCCCATGCCGATTTGAACGTTCATTTTTTAATATTTTCAGGTTATAATATATTTGTTGTGTTGGAGACATCTTATTATGGAGAAAACAAACGAATGTCAGCAAATAAATTAAATATTGTTTTGGTTGAACCTGAAATTCCGCCGAATACCGGCAATATAGCTCGCTTATGTGCGGCGATACACGCCGATCTGCATTTAATCAAACCATTGGGCTTCAGTATTGATGATAAGCATTTAAAAAGAGCCGGTCTGGATTATTGGCATCTTCTTAATGTGATGATTTATGAAAATTTTAGCGACTTTGAGACCCAAAATGCGCAGGGTCACTATTATTTAGCGACGACAAAGGCGAAGCAGTATCATACGGTTGTTAAATACCCAGAGTCGGAACCCTGTTACTTGATTTTTGGCAGGGAAACTAAGGGACTGTCACCAGAAATCCTGCAGAAATATCCCGAAAGGCTGATCCGGCTGCCCATGCAAGCGGATGCCCGGTCATTGAATCTTTCTAATTCGGTGGCCGTTTTCGCCTATGAAGTCCTTCGGCAATGGAATTATCCTCGATTATGCTGATAAAGTGTAATCTCTTGTCGATGCCTGAACGGCACGCAGCATAAGGCTATTTTTTGATAAGGAGCGATCCGATGCATTCCTATCTGATTACGTTTGTTTTAGCTATTGTATTCTCTATCATATTA is a genomic window containing:
- a CDS encoding oxidoreductase, which produces MSGYGLMIDYEWCSGCQSCEVACKNEKGLPLGKWGIKVLELGPWEIEPKKYEWNYIPVPTSYCDLCADRVAKGEQPSCALHCLASVIEYGPVEELARKMAVKGKKVNMFVP
- a CDS encoding aconitate hydratase, which encodes MKQNLTQKILTAHLVSGELGAGGEIGIRIDQTLTQDATGTMAYLQFEAMGIPSVKTELSVSYVDHNTLQTGFENADDHAFLQSTASRFGVYFSRPGNGICHQVHLERFGKPGKTLLGSDSHTPTGGGIGMIAIGAGGLDVAVAMGGGEFYLPDPKVVKVNLTGKLSPWVSAKDVILEVLRRLSVKGGVGKIFEYAGSGVATLSVPERATITNMGAELGATTSLFPSDELTRIFLKAQGRENDWIPLTADADAEYYEEITIDLATLEPLAAQPHMPDKVVAVSTLTHIKVQQVAIGSCTNSSYRDLMTAAAILKGKVVDPSVSLVIAPGSRQVLTMLANNGALTDLLDSGARILESACGPCIGMGQSPSSGAVSLRTFNRNFEGRSGTADAGVYLVSPEVAAASALTGYFTDPRTLGAAADIAMPENFRVDDSLIVSLGSPDTDIVRGPNIKALPIAPKLSANLELPVVIKLNDNITTDDIMPAGAKILPLRSNIPALSEHVYSKIDAQFSTRAKQLGQSIIVAGQNYGQGSSREHAALVPMYLGVRVVLAKSFARIHKANLINFGILPLTFVNEKDYDLINADSTLIFSNLTQAVSLDNEFEIVLRGENIAIPVAHHLTERQAKIILAGGLLNYTKETSK
- a CDS encoding tRNA (cytidine(34)-2'-O)-methyltransferase, which produces MSANKLNIVLVEPEIPPNTGNIARLCAAIHADLHLIKPLGFSIDDKHLKRAGLDYWHLLNVMIYENFSDFETQNAQGHYYLATTKAKQYHTVVKYPESEPCYLIFGRETKGLSPEILQKYPERLIRLPMQADARSLNLSNSVAVFAYEVLRQWNYPRLC